A window of Erpetoichthys calabaricus chromosome 12, fErpCal1.3, whole genome shotgun sequence contains these coding sequences:
- the LOC114661838 gene encoding zinc finger protein 391-like: protein MDVNVFKEQVASLRAAVDAVLCDFAEFVNKRFTHLQLEITGKDKEIEYLRQCLKIYNKERGYEQSISSPACRGIKLVNGELTSVKEGSINALSVRTLKDTESDCLPSVKKRKAEQTKKIPLQNEPGLAACKKEDEGTPVPVLGRDAAAGDTEVTALLETERSNSKDIFYPKCSIPGERSLEQELKGQRGVRVHISHASEGSTKSSHWQINNKHQQSDFDKVKAHSQKSGPIKQESYGADCAVSHFISQTSNSACAPEHYSTRDQGTEAVSFVETEESNSEETFSQEFNIAVKRSIENEHFKKTSDVFVQVSHSSEENVKSGDLQSDDAHRECDPNNLEAYDYRSGQIKEESYGNDGMVLTFMPQTAKFVCTPEHFSANDPGKHIMSGSLHRSLPFMENEQMHCMEGVDTVHLDEQFGNWLNNHKKQLCGFGNRNLTEKSDARTHMGKKNFQCSECGKKCKTSGTLKNHQRIHTGEKPFVCGQCNSAFNQLSHLKQHQRIHTGERPYSCTVCKSSFNRLSHLKAHQRIHTGERPYNCSECGKAFRQLNILQSHQRIHTGEKPYSCPHCSSTFKQLSNLKRHMQVHSGRKPYACETCGKPFSQLSVLQRHYQIHLENPI, encoded by the exons ATGGACGTGAATGTCTTTAAAGAGCAGGTCGCCTCGCTGAGGGCGGCGGTGGATGCTGTGCTATGCGACTTTGCAGAGTTTGTAAACAAGCGGTTCACACACTTGCAGCTTGAAATTACTGGCAAAGATAAAGAGATCGAATATCTGAGACAGTGCCTGAAAATCTACAATAAGGAGAGGGGTTACGAGCAGTCGATCTCGAGCCCTGCGTGCAGAGGCATCAAGTTAGTGAATGGCGAGTTAACATCTGTAAAGGAGGGGAGCATCAATGCCCTGTCTGTACGGACTTTGAAGGATACCGAATCCGATTGCTTACCATCggtgaaaaagagaaaagcagaACAGACGAAAAAGATTCCGCTGCAAAACGAGCCGGGACTGGCGGCTTGTAAGAAAGAGGACGAGGGGACACCGGTGCCCGTCTTGGGACGAGATGCAGCCGCAGGAG ATACTGAAGTTACAGCTCTCCTTGAAACTGAAAGATCAAATTCCAAGGACATTTTCTACCCAAAATGCAGCATCCCAGGAGAAAGGAGTTTAGAACAAGAGCTTAAGGGACAGAGAGGTGTCCGGGTGCATATAAGCCACGCTTCTGAAGGCAGTACAAAGTCGAGCCACTGGCAAATTAATAACAAACACCAGCAAAGTGACTTTGATAAGGTGAAAGCCCATTCACAGAAGTCTGGTCCAATCAAACAGGAGAGTTATGGAGCTGACTGTGCAGTTTCACACTTTATTTCACAGACCTCTAATTCTGCTTGTGCTCCTGAACACTACTCCACCCGTGATCAAG GAACAGAAGCTGTGTCTTTCGTTGAAACTGAAGAATCAAACTCAGAGGAGACTTTCAGCCAGGAATTTAACATTGCAGTAAAGAGAAGCATAGAGAATGAACATTTTAAGAAAACGAGTGATGTCTTTGTGCAGGTCAGCCACTCTTCAGAAGAGAATGTGAAGTCTGGTGATCTGCAAAGTGATGACGCACACCGAGAATGTGATCCTAATAACTTGGAAGCCTATGATTACAGATCTGGTCAAATCAAAGAGGAGAGTTATGGAAATGATGGCATGGTTTTAACCTTTATGCCACAGACTGCTAAATTTGTGTGCACCCCTGAGCACTTCTCTGCTAATGATCCAGGTAAACATATTATGTCAGGGTCCTTACACAGAAGTCTGCCTTTCATGGAAAACGAACAAATGCATTGCATGGAAGGTGTAGATACAGTCCATTTAGATGAGCAATTTGGAAACTGGCTTAACAATCATAAAAAGCAACTGTGTGGATTTGGAAATAGGAATTTAACAGAGAAATCAGATGCTAGAACTCACATGGGAAAAAAGAACTTTCAGTGTTCTGAGTGCGGAAAAAAGTGCAAAACGTCAGGCACACTGAAGAACCACCAGAGAATCCACACAGGTGAGAAGCCATTTGTTTGTGGCCAGTGTAACAGTGCATTTAACCAACTGAGCCACCTCAAACAACACCAGAGGATCCACACTGGGGAAAGGCCATACAGCTGCACGGTGTGCAAAAGTTCATTCAATCGGTTGTCACACCTAAAAGCGCACCAACGTATCCACACAGGGGAAAGACCGTACAACTGCTCTGAATGCGGAAAGGCCTTCAGACAACTGAACATACTCCAGAGTCACCaacgaattcacacaggagagaagccatacagcTGCCCCCATTGCAGCAGCACCTTCAAACAGCTGTCTAATCTGAAGCGGCATATGCAGGTCCATTCTGGAAGGAAACCATATGCCTGTGAAACATGTGGCAAACCCTTCAGTCAGTTGTCTGTACTTCAAAGACACTATCAGATTCATTTAGAAAACCCCATTTAA